TCTTTGATTTCCTATTTGCGGGCGCGGCGTTGTTTGTGGCTCTTCATCCTCCAAACATGACCGAATTCAACCACGACCACCAAATGCCAAACGATGTTGCTGCCATGCGCCTCTTCGAGCAGAACGTACTGGATATCATTACCATTGCTACAGAGTGTCTACAGGTGGCCTTGCAGACCGACATTGTTATCAACAACCATCGGATGATGAAAAGGTCAtactttgatgacgtcattaccacGTCAACCATGATGCAATGCACATCGTTTTTGATGGCGGCAAATTTGTGCAAATGGGTGGTCGGTTCGGTCGTTGAGATGCACCAGCCGAAACTCAACTGGGCACAGAGTTTTTATTACGGAGACGAGAACTGGAAAATGCTTGTTAGCTTGCTTTTTCCCTTTGTGATTTACTACCGGTTCCACTGTGCGATGGCGATGGCGGAGTACATGATCTGGAGGAGGGGGCTTCTCGGCGCTGGTAGGGCCAGGGCGAGCAGGGCAGGGTTTGTACCAACAATCGGAACATTGGCATACTAAGGGTTAGCCAGATATTTTTAGGAAAAGGACAGTGCCAAGCTTACATATTTGGAGGTCATTCAGTGCTTTCTTTTTAAGTTCCAGTGGATTCAGTTTTTGCTGAACTTATTGTCGGCTATTCCTTTTAGCTGTTTACCACGCAGCTCTCCAAAAGCAAAATACCGAATTTGGTGATAAGCACCTTCCTTATTACTTCAGTGATGCGCTGGTCTTAATGGGGgggtataggcaggagccatcTTTTAGTTGACTATGTGCAGTATAAGGGGCTGGGTCTTGTCTGAtcaccactaaatatattcctcgaaCAAGCGTGattagttttgacgtactgagaGACTGGTTCCCTATTGGCGATATCGTGTATCTTTATCTTTATCCTCAATGGTGTCTCTTTAGGTTTGAATTGAACCACTATTAAATGACATTCTTCAACCACAACAAAGGGCAGTCATGCTAAACCACAACAAAGGGCATTCATGCTAAGATAACATCCGGGATTCTTCAAGACATGTCCGTTCAGTTTCGTTTTGTTGATACTTGGTAGTTTCTTAGTCAAATCAACTGTTTTAGGCTTATGTCATGATTTCATTTGAATGGGTATAAAACTACCCTAAATGTCTCCACACAATTGGCATTTGGGCGTTTCGACTTGGCCTACCCGGTTTCAAACGGTATCCAATATACCAAGAATTTTTATTTACGTCCACTCGTATATAATATTTGATGGGGCGATGGAGGCCGACTACAGTTGATTTAGTGAACACAATACATATACGTCTGACGCACCCGCACTTCTTTTATCCGGGGACTATACAATTTTAGCACGATATGAACCCAAGATTCATAGGCTGCGTCTCAAACTGTAATGAATGAGAAGCTGACCTCATTATATAGCCCGCATATAATACAGTTCCTGACCATTTTACGCCCGATTCCATAACAATACACCTTCTCGATATCTACTAGTGAGTTGTTTCCTAAATCAATATTATTCGCAAAATCCTTAAAAAACTCGCTCACTAAAACTTGGCGGTTCACAGTAGTTGGTAATTCAAGTTGCCTGCTAGCGTCGTGAGCGGGAAGTGGAAGCATCATCTTGACAACAGCCAGGAATACCCGAATGATCCCGCGCCCGAGAGTAGTTTGTCGATGATATCAAGATTTGATCCTTTGATGATGGTGTTGAACAGTGGGAATTTAGGgtaaggtgcgagcgggctttgtttgaagataATACACCGTGCATCGGGCTCGGCCTGACCGTGATGTTGTTCTTTGGCGTTGGTTGGAAAGGTGCTCTGCGATGATATAGGAAAAGTGTTTTCCAAAAAGTAACTGGAGTATCTTATAAGGGAAAAGATGTGAAGAAAAGAATCACTCACAATCATGTTAAAGGTATATAATTTCATCTGGCTGTATTCAAGAACATAATCATAATGTAAAGCATTCACGTATAGTCAATAAAAGATGTTATATAAATATGTGCAAGTCCTTCGACATTTGTAACTCGAACTAACAACATTTTGAGAGTAAACTGTTCTGATATACTGAACATTCGATTGAGAGCATCACTCCAGCCTATATTTTCAATCGTGAGCTCGAATGTTTGTGTCTTCGTCCATCTTTCAGACGACAAGTTTATTTGGACTGGTGCAATTTTTAAGCATCCCAGTCCTTCTGTCGCCAATACGTTGCTGATAAATCAGCTGTTCTAAGTCCATCTCAGACGTCACTTGATACAAAGTAAACCTGTGTAAGGAAACAGtgtccaccttgaaatagtgtcCTAACCTGGGCTACGGTCACAGACATGGTTATTGAGACGATTACCTGAGCATGCATTGTAGTCTTCTGTTCCACAGACACTTTCTCCCAGGGACAAAAGTTTTTTTACATGAGATACCGTTCCTACCATAAGTTGGTAAGATTGAAGCGCCCGTCACACTCTAAATGTAAAAAGGTTGACTACTGCTTTATAAAGTGTGTCAGTCTTTCCTTAGGAATCAGGTTACGCATGTAGTACGAAATTCGTCGGATTAATCCGTATCTCGCTAAATCCGGAAGCCTTCGCTATGCGATCGCAAAAACATCTTGGACATCTTTTCAAATTCCTGAAATCGTGAGAGGATAATAATGTTAACGACGCCTTCAATAACTATATGTACGTTAACGGCCACCAAAGCAGACAGTAAATCATTATAGTCATGCATCTAAAATCATGTTTTCTTATCCCAACGAATAGTTTTGAACACAAAAGACACAATTTGGTTCTAAAATAGCAGATATTTGCCACTTCTGTGTATGTGGTTATGCGCCTATACTGAAGTTCATTTAATATATTTGATCTCTGTGCGCCCCTTACCTCAATTTCCGCCAAAGCATTCGGGTCAATTTCCAATTTTGGCTTCGGTCTCGGCTGCTCGCTTAATCGTTTGTGTTTATCTTTCACACCCTCACTGACTTTCCTGGCGACAACATCAGCACCATCTGGTGAGGTCTGCGACCGCGCCCGGGAATAAACCGCGGCCAATTGGGAAGAGGACTGACTCAGGTCCTCCGTGCTAGCCGAGGATTTTCGTGACTCCAACGTCGCAGATAGCGAAAGATTCTTAGACATATCACTTGAACTAAATGAGTTATGCATTCGTTTCTTTTCGTTTCTGATTTTGAGCTTTTCTTGTTGAGATTGCTGTTTCGTTAAGCTCTCGCTTATAGTTTCTAGTTTTCCGGTGAGTTCTTTTAAATGTGATTCTAATTGGTCCATCTTTGGCTTATTGTGTGCGTTATCAGTGCTATGGTCCTTCTTGTTCATGGTGAATTTGAATAAGCGTTTTTCAGGTTTCTTCTGAGATTCGTGAAGTTGTTTCTGGATCGTGTCGACCTGTCAGAAGAAAGAAACAAACATAGGTAAAATACTGAAAATGGGATTTGTACAAAGTGTGAGTGCGGTGGTGCAGAGATGGGAGGAGCAAACACCTGACGGAGGGATCGTTCTTTCGAATCCCTGTGGAGCCACTCGCTCCTTCTTTCCACCCCGCCTGTCAGCACCGGAAGGCCGGGTATTGATGCACTCTCTTGAAATCCTCCGACTCAAGACTCTGGGAGGGGGAGCGCTTTGAGCAGGTATCTGTTGGAAAGTGCAGTTGAAGAAATCCACCTTTTTGGGGGCGAAAGTCACACAATTTGTTGTTGTCCTCAAACCTTTTTTCCACAGTTGGAAATCATTAGTAGCTGCATAGAGTAACCAGCTGGTAACGCTATGGTTGCTGCCACAATGTTGATGAGACCAAATAACTTCTTACAAGCTTCCATGCTCGTCACATTCTAAAGGAAAAACCTTTGCACTCAACCAGTAGTTCTCTTGACACCAAATCGAGTGACCTCGTACCTTAATTTGAGTTGAGATTCTCCTCTGCTTCAGGTAAGTAATATCCCTGACCATCTGTAGCTCAGTATGCCCGTCCATGACGTCAGAAGCCTCACCAGTCACGTGATCGTGGTCGAGATCAGCGCACTCCGGCGTGGCCACCTTCTTGGATGATTTCCGCCTCGCTTGCTTGAGTTCAAGGTCGTGTTTTTGTTGAAGAAGTTCATTGAGGAGTTGTTCTTTCCGTATTTTGGCGAGTTCTTCAATGAATTTTCGCTTCTTTTCTTCCTCCTCTAAGTGATGATCGATATCTGGAAAGAAAGAGTATCTTTTTGATGGGTGCGAGTGGTATGGATTGCTGAACTGATCATATTCATCGTGTCATATTTATCGTAACGTGTGCGAAGGGGAAGCCGGCATGCGGCTGACTCTGCCGCGTATTCGAGGATTGCTGATTTATGGATGACGAGGTGTTGTTCTCAGCTACCTGAGCGAAGTTACAACTTACCAATTTTAAAATCTCTACTGTTGGCATCCTCCAAGTTCAGACCTTCGATTGACAGCTTCGTGAGGTCGTCCTTCATGACGTCATGCCATCGGCGCGTCGTCTCTTCGGAGCCAGCGAATAATAGGATGGAGCCACTATCCTGTTGAGAAAAAGTGAACGAGTTATTGCATGAAGAGTGAATAAATTGCTACATGCATGTCGTGGACCTGACCACTCTGCCACCTAGGCAAATAACCAGTGGTGCTGGCTGTGGGTCTCAGTGGCGGCATCCAGTGACCGTTGTCAACATTATTTCCTATCCCGCTATTCGTATTTGTGTATAGTCCCTTCAAATGTGTTCGGAAATCGGCTTCAGCGGAGAATCAAGGGTTGAGTACCTCATAAAATGAAGTCAGTGGAGTGGCCCCGTAAGCACTGGTGTCTGCACGTCGGTCTAACATGCACAAAGACATCTTGTTGGTTGGAAGGAGAAATTCTCTGTCAATATTCGAATTTCGGTCAGAATTCTAGATGAATTATGCTTAAAGCAGTTGATGTGTCACTGTTTAATAACAACATATAATCTTATCTGTCACAGTCATGCGACCTCgggaatgttttcaaaattcgaACCTAATATGTTAGGAAGTTGGATCATATGATTATCAATGTCAAGATCGGCGAAAAGAGACTTTCTGATTCGTTGGAAACAAATTGAAAACCCCTCTGCGAGTTGGTCGATGTCACAGAACTGATTGGCATATATGTGTCAGATGTAAGAAAATAGACTACAAAACCAAAAAGTGTCATTACCAACTTTCGCTGTCATTTTATTTTTGCTGGCCGCCGCTAGGGGCGCTCACCTTCAAGATGGATGCGCCCATGGAAACCGCGCTTCAGTGTGATCAGCCGTACAATCTACgcaaaaaaaatgtcaattACACAGAACTGTTCGACTTAAAGATCCAAACTGAACGCAGAAAGGCTGTACGAGTACCCAACGTTGTTCTAGACGAGCAATATTTCATAGAAAGAATAATAACGAAGAAGAAAGAGGCAAGTGTTTAACGCAAACCTGCTACGCTAGCAAATATACACGCCAAATGTGTACAAATGCACGGCAAACTGTTGTGGTGTGTAACCATTTCAAATTCTAATACAAATTATTGGGTGTCGTCGTTCTTTGACTTCTACTTGGGGTAAACTAGAGACCTACATTGTTGGACGGCCTGCCTAAATAGATTCCAGGGACAGGGTTAGCcgtctgtttttttaaaaaggctatgtaccccccccccctcccagtgGCAGTGATCCAGCACCCACTGGCAGCAGGTCACACtccaaaaatatttgtgtttaTTCGCTTGCAGTAACCCTGCTAGGCCAAGTATAAGTACCATTTGCCTCCCCTTCTTGATTTTTTACACCCTTAAGGCCTGTTCCTCCTGTCGAGCTGCACGGTCAGCGAATTCCTTTGTTCAATTCCTGGCATTTGCTCTGGAATAAAGGATTTTTCCTTGCGGCGGTAAAACGGGACAGTCGGTTCAGGCCCTTAGATCCCAACCAGTGTGCAGGTTTTTAATAAAGTATCTTTTTTCAGGGGAAGTCCCTGCAGTACCTAGTACAGTGGAGAGGGTTCGGACTCTATGATGTCACATGGGAACCAGCTTATCATATTCCCAAGGCGTGGATCGATCAATTCAACAATCCAGATATCGACTTAATCGACACAAAACGCCTCGTCTTTGCTTCGAAAGATTTTTATGAAACTCTTCAACGTGGTCTTGTAGAGGGCAGTGTTGAAGTGAAAATCCCGTTCCCACTTGACATTTTCCGTTACGTTTTTTATGGCAAAGGACAACCAAATGATATCAATGATCAGGATCCAGCTTTTTTAAAGTATGACAGGGATGATTTTGCTGAACTAAACTTACCTGAAAACTGGTGGTACAGACTTGACAAGAAAGGACAAGGAGTGAAGGTTACATTCCCAGTGAAGGCCAAAACTGTGATTTCATTTTCCCATGGTTCATACTGTGTTCAAGATGGTGTGTTAGTCAAAGGATGCAGATTTCCAAAGGAGTTCCTTGTGTTGAAAGTGTTGTCGGTTGCCACTGACGTTGCCACTTTGTTCGTTTGATGTCGCATCCTTTATGATTTATTTGCCATTGTGATTTGGGCctactgtacatgcatgtaAGGTGTAACTTTGATCATCTTTACTCaggaaaacatttttcacaaggtTGTAGTTTCACTCCAGCACTGTCTTCAGAATGTCTGATTGTCTCAGTAAAGTACAGCTCATAAAATTCTCCCAGGAAGTTGCAACAGTCACATCATTTGATTACCTTAGGTCAAGATGTAGTGAACCAATAGCCTTTTCCCTCAATCTTACTAATCTGTTTGTTAAGGAGTTAAGTAGCCTTAAAGCTAAATACCCGGAGCTCACATATGTTTCACTGCTTAATTGTGCTTTGCGGTTCTACAAAATCAAAGATTACTCGGAGCGTGTGAACCAGCGTTTGGCAACTATTTGTTCTAGAGTAACTAATGAATTTCGTGGACTGAAAGGTGGTAGACGTTTTCAacagttgaatgaaaaaagcaGGTCATTGGCAATTTATGAAAGTGAATTGATTGATGTAAAAAAGCTGCAAAATGATCTACATTCTGTCACACAAGTAAGTGAGGAGTTGACAAAAAGGTGTGCCTCATTGTATGATGAACTTTTTTCTGTCAAGAAGGAAGTTCATCAGTTGCAAAATTCACATACTGAGTTAAAAGAACAGGTTGAAAAATTAGAAAGGGAACTTGCAGCCTTAAAAGATGAGAATGTGTTTTTGCATGATCATATCAGAAAACTACAAGGGTATCCACTCAGAGCTTGTCAAGGTAAAAAAATTCCACACCTCAAGAGACAGCAGCAGGTGAGAAAATTGAAAGAGTTGAAATCTGCAGCAGAGCGTGCATTATGGTTTGCGAAAACCTATGGTCTGATCCCTGAAACTTTAACTCTAAAATCCACTGTCTCTGGAGAGTCACATAAGGTAGATTTTCTTGACAACCATGCACACACTTCTTTTGAGAAAATaccagttgaagagaagaaaaaaattgaaaaacttcTCTACATCTTAGACACATTTTATGTAAGTGATGCAGCATACCACGAGATAGCCCTAACCAGTGACTCTGGTCTGCCATCGAAACATCTGATTGTTCAGTGCAGAAATAGCCTATCAACATTATTCACCATACATCGATGTAGCGGTGGTGTGCCAGGGGCCTATGTTGACTTTGAGGAGCAAATTTCAAACCTTATTATATACTCTCAAAGTGAAATGACAGACCTGAAAAAGATTGTGAAAATCAGTGGTGATGGTGCCAAAATTACTAGGGCATCTAATTTTCTCACCATGTCTGTGTCCCTTCTCAAACAAGAGGGTTTACCTTGTAGCCCTACTGTCTTGGCTATTGTCAGTGCATCAGAATCATATGAAGTCCTTGACAAAGCTTTAGGTCCACTGATACTACAAGTCAATTCTGTCATTGACAAGGGTAAAATTCAGgttgatgatcaggaagtctCTATTGAAGTACTTTTTGGGGCAGATATGAAGTTTCTTCAGTTAGCTTTTGGACTAAATGGTTCAACAGCCAAtcaaagttgtgtgtggtgcaAAGTTAAGAAAGATGACCTGTGGGACACTTCAAAACCATGGGATCTGTACAGTACTGATGAAATGAAGCGCACATACAAAAATGTTTGTGAGGATGCTCTGCAGGGTAGAAATGGAGTAACAAAAGGTATTCCTTTGTTCAAAATTGACTCTGacagtgtagttgttgatgaGTTGCATCTCATGTTGAGAATATCAGATGTTCTACTGCGTAATCTAATTTTTGAGACTAAGGATCAAGATGCAGAGCTTCATTTCAACAGTAGTGCCAAAGACAAAGCTTTGATAGGACCAAATTTGAAATGCTTGTGTTCTTCCATAAGGGCCTGTGGGGTAACATTTAATATCTGGGAAGCCAAAGACCCAGTTACCCATGGTGGAACTGGAAAACTGGAATGGACATCGCTTCAAGGTCCAGATATGAAAAAGTTACTCATACATTTGCCCCAGAAACTACGCTCATGTGATATCCTATTTGCTGATACTAAAGATGACATAATCAAACTTTGGGAGGACTTTCGGTCATTACATGTGTACCTCTGTGAAACACCACAAGATGTTGGTGATGTCCATTTAACATGTTTCCAGAAGGCAAAATCCTGGCTAGACAGCTTTATTTCCTTGGGAAATAAGCGGAAGGGTTATAAAAAATTGAACGTTACACCTTACATGCATGTGTTAGTATATCATGCACCAAATGTTATCAGACATCATGGGGCATTGAAAAATTATAGTGCGCAAAGTGTTGAGAAGCTTAATGATATTGTGAAGCGAGTAACTCTTGGAAAATGTAACCGGGCAGATGCCACCAGGGATGCACTACTTGTGCTGAAGAGAATAGAAAACTTGAAAGGTAAAGATTTGTCTAGAAGAAAGCGTTCTTATCATAAAGTATCTGAAAAGTACTGGGGGAGTGAGAAAAAGGAAAGGGCTCTGAGTAAGAAGCAAAAAATTCTTGAAGAAATAGAAAATACTAATGTGCCTGATGAAGAATTCCCAAGCACTGTAGATGGAATAAAAAGCGAGCTTCACAAAAAATATGGGTACAAAACCACTGCCAGAAGTTATgagaaattgaaaaatatcCTGAAGATGAAGAGGAAGTTATCAACTTAGGCCAAATAAAAGAATAATTTCCAAAACTGAAGGGATCCAGTATTTTTTAGGTaggttgaccccccccccccccctttttgaGAATATGGAGTCATTCCTGAAAAAGAGCGCAAAAATTTGATGAATAAGCTTTCATAATATGGTGTACGTACTGAGTTTGTGGACAACTTTCAAGACTTAAAAGTAGTTTTGTTGGGGGTCAACCTACCATAATGTAAAAAGTATTGCAAAAATTTTGGGGCATCAGAGGTGAGCGGAGACTATCATCAACATATTTGTTATTTGATGAAAGCAGTTAACAGACATTTGACAAAGCTGGATTGGAAAATAACAAATTAATGTGTGTGAGAAAAGCACTGCAGAATCAAAGAAGTTTTGTTAAAGGCATTTTTCTGTTTGAAGTTTTTATTGTTgaagttttcaaatattttttattgtaattgttttgaaatatttttgtatgtacTTTTTAACATAATCAAAAGTGAAGCAAAATGCTCAataaagttttatttgtattgttGATTAAATATTCTCCCTTTGGTGTTTGTATTTTAATCCTAGGATAGGCTAGGAGTATGACAGTAGTGTCATACTGAAAAACGCGGAACCTCAGTTGAGCCGTACTTCTGTGGGATAGGCCTCTTCTGACTACCTGTGTTTCACTCTGAAGACACTTTTGGAGATCAAATGACAGCAGAGCTTCTTGATTCTTTGTTCAACAGtcattctgaaaaatttaaagaaagGCAGAGGACTGCCAACCCCATTTTCAGAGGTTATGGACTCTCTACCAATCCCTAGTTAAAACCTGCTTTGATAAGAGAGGCCCTTAGTTCTCACCAAACCCCACATTTGAACTGTAAAATCAGTTGGCCAAAGCATTCAGCTGGTGGCACACCTTCGCCATCTAGCGGGAAGAAGCGAAACTAAAGCCCTTGAAGTAGAATCCTTGGCGGGAACTTGATTTTCGATGGAGACGATTTTGGTGCGCTAATCTGATTTTATGGACTTTTATGAGCCAAATTAGGTTGAATGGATCatatttcaaccaaaaaatggaAGTGGAtggatgttttgaaaaagaatactTTTATATTGGATTTTATTGACGAACACCTCTAGTTTATAAGGCCAGGTGAAATAGAACAATTCCGCCTCATACTTTTTGTCAAATTGCATTCGAAAATCGTGTATTTCAGCATTTTCCTGTTTCTCAAGGCCTCGTAATAACACTAGACTACTCATTTTCAACAGCAAAAAGGAAGCGTATGAACTATTTCCTTTTGATTTAAAATTGATATGGCTGCCTTTATAAACACCTGAAGTTGCCAGATCcaggtgaaatatttcatttccgTTACTTATGTGACCATAGGAGGGGTTTTTCCTTAGCCGCCTATGCATTGACTGTACATACGCTGGACGTCGCGGTAGCGTCATGGCCGCGCCTGCGCACTACCCGATGGTAGCGAAAGTTGGTAATGCAATATTTAAGTTTGATTCATCGAATCGATGACAGTGATATCATGACAAATTGCGTTTGTGATATTTTTAGATAGTCTAGTTTTTATGGAATTGTTTCCCCCTGTCAGATTGGAATAATGAACCCATTACTGCACTCCAGATTACCGCATTGTTGTCGAAAAACGCCGATCAGACGATTATCAAATAGTTCCGAATGATATTGGTGTCAAGTGTATGTATCTCATGATCCAAAAATAGATGTTATAAAGGAGGCTATAAACCGGTTTCGAGTACCGAAATTTGGTCATCCTTTGTATCTATCTCCGAATCGTTGATCGTTCCTCATCGGAATCTATTCGTCATCCTAGTCATACTTTCTTCAGGGGGATTGACGGGACCGATCCACAGCCTTGTTTCACGCCATTTATGGTTAATTAAGTcacatgatatatacatgtaaactggTTACAGAAATGTAATTTGTAATGGGCTTGATGTTGTGCCTAGCATCCCGCCATGGAGAACTTATCTGATGATTCAAAACTCTTGTGAGAGACTTACCTTCTGTGACAGTTTAATGCCAGGTCTTCTGTCCAGCCCTCCTTCGTCCATAACGATAGAATATCTGGACAAGGTGATGAGGGTCTCGGGGTCGATTGCTGTATGGTTAGCGTAAAGTCCCAGGGTCAGATCATTGTAAACTGCCCAAAAGCTAGAAAAGACGTGAGAATTCAGtcaaatatcaaacatgtccATGTCATGTCCAGAATATACGCTTATGTTTCAGACCCATAGATAATATGCCCCACAATGTGGATCTACTTGCATATACCATACCATACCCTTGTTTGGCGAATCTTGACATGTAACGTATTCTGATTAATAAACATTGCGTCAGTCTTATTTATTTTGGAGGAGAGCAAATTTGCAGTTCTTGTACCAATGACGCCATAACATGTGGCCAAACATCCTCACATGAAAACAACGCTTCGAAACATACCTCCGCCAAAGGACGAAGCAATAAAATCGACAAACATGCTAACAATGCGACccaaacatttgaatttgaggGCTAAAGTAAACATGCGAGgttgttttcttttttgtcCCTCAGAAATCATAAATATGCAATAGCTTGTTTAGGCACGTGGGTCTATCAAAATCTGCGGTGTCTATGTCATGAAGTATAGATCCTGAAGCTTGGAGGAAAGAAGTAACCCGAAAAAGGAGAGCATTGGTGCCCCAGAGAGCACTATACCAAGAAGTTGTAACCTTCTTTACAATAATTTCATTACACTTCTACAGCAAGTTGCGCGAAAGCGGACCGGATATGCAAGGCTCTGAGGTCACAACATATCTGCTGGCAGAAAGACATTATTCTTTAACTTTATGCATTCGAACTCTCATGGTTTaatactccctttaaatgtacGATGGCTTTTATGTGGTTGGACTTCATACTAGCTTACCTTTGACATATCCCGTTCTCATCTACCGCCTCGACCTGACCCTCAAGTGCTATCCGGGGGATGATGCTGGGCCGTCCTTGATGGAAGCTGTCATTGCTGGCGGAACGTAACACACCGTACTTCGGCTCCAGACACTGGTTGTGATAGTCCGTAGGGATGTTGACACTACTTGAACGCTTACGGGTTCTTTCTTGGTTGTGCTAAAGAACAATCGTAAGATGCATATTTAGCCGAATAAGGCGAAGTGCATATTGAAAGTGCAAAGATGTGGAATTAAGCGCACTCGGCGGAAATGAAGGCTGAAAGCTCTTAGAATGGTTGTTGAGTCGACCACCACATTGGTGCGTCTGCTCGGTTATGCGCCACAGTCGTGACATGCGGGAATCCATCACCCAAGGTGTTTTAGATGTGTCACTAATATCCCTTCACCGCTTTCTCCTCCTTGGCCTTAATTTTAGCTGCTATTTCGGCGAGTCTTTTCTGATCTAAAACCAGTATGTCCACTATCTGCATGGGACGTAACACTGAAAAATAGCGTGCCTGCAAAGTGGTACCACTGAGGTTGGCGTTCTGAAACTGCCTTAATAGGAAAAGACGTGACTGGAAAATGACACCACTCCAAAGAATGATACAAACTGACCT
The sequence above is a segment of the Lineus longissimus chromosome 12, tnLinLong1.2, whole genome shotgun sequence genome. Coding sequences within it:
- the LOC135497112 gene encoding uncharacterized protein LOC135497112, encoding MSDCLSKVQLIKFSQEVATVTSFDYLRSRCSEPIAFSLNLTNLFVKELSSLKAKYPELTYVSLLNCALRFYKIKDYSERVNQRLATICSRVTNEFRGLKGGRRFQQLNEKSRSLAIYESELIDVKKLQNDLHSVTQVSEELTKRCASLYDELFSVKKEVHQLQNSHTELKEQVEKLERELAALKDENVFLHDHIRKLQGYPLRACQGKKIPHLKRQQQVRKLKELKSAAERALWFAKTYGLIPETLTLKSTVSGESHKVDFLDNHAHTSFEKIPVEEKKKIEKLLYILDTFYVSDAAYHEIALTSDSGLPSKHLIVQCRNSLSTLFTIHRCSGGVPGAYVDFEEQISNLIIYSQSEMTDLKKIVKISGDGAKITRASNFLTMSVSLLKQEGLPCSPTVLAIVSASESYEVLDKALGPLILQVNSVIDKGKIQVDDQEVSIEVLFGADMKFLQLAFGLNGSTANQSCVWCKVKKDDLWDTSKPWDLYSTDEMKRTYKNVCEDALQGRNGVTKGIPLFKIDSDSVVVDELHLMLRISDVLLRNLIFETKDQDAELHFNSSAKDKALIGPNLKCLCSSIRACGVTFNIWEAKDPVTHGGTGKLEWTSLQGPDMKKLLIHLPQKLRSCDILFADTKDDIIKLWEDFRSLHVYLCETPQDVGDVHLTCFQKAKSWLDSFISLGNKRKGYKKLNVTPYMHVLVYHAPNVIRHHGALKNYSAQSVEKLNDIVKRVTLGKCNRADATRDALLVLKRIENLKGKDLSRRKRSYHKVSEKYWGSEKKERALSKKQKILEEIENTNVPDEEFPSTVDGIKSELHKKYGYKTTARSYEKLKNILKMKRKLST